The genomic window ACCGGATCTACCCGAACAAGATCTGCCTGGCCGAGGAGCCGGAGAACTGCCGTCCGTGCGTCGAGGCGATCATCACCTCCCTCGGCCGAACGGTGGCCCAGGACCAGGGGCACAGCCCGAAGGACGATTTTGTTCGGTCTGGCCGGTAAGGCGGCCGCCGAGCGATGGCACCAGCGTTAAGGCAAAAGGAAGCGGGGCGGCCAGGACGGCCGCCCCGCTTGGTCTTCAACCTCCGTTGGCCGGCCCGCCGGAGGGCGGGCGGCTCGGCTGAGTCGTGGGCGGGCGGCTGGGCAACGAGACGGTGAAGGTCGAGCCGCGCCCCGGCCGACTGGTCGCCGAGACCGTGCCACCCTGGGCCTCCGCGAGGCTGCGGACGATGGCCAGGCCGAGGCCGGTGCCGCTGCTGTCCCGGCAGCGGGATTTGTCGACTTTGAAGAACCTCGTCCACACCTTGGACAGGACCTCGGGTTCGAGGCCGGGACCCTGGTCGGTAACCGAGATGGAGACCGGTCCGCCGTCGTCGCTTGACGGCCACACCGCCACCGCCACCTCGGACCCCGGCGGAGAGTGGCGAATGGCGTTGTCCAGCAGATTAACGAGGATGCGCTTGAGGGCGTCGGAATCGGCCCACACCGTCGGGGACTGCTCGATCGACAGGGAGGGCTCGACCAAGGATACCCCCCCAGCGTGGGCCAGAGGATCCAAGGGGATGATGACCTCGCGGATGACCCCGACCACCGGGACGTTCTCCGGTCTCATCGGCGCCTGGCCGGACTCGACCACCGTCAGGTCAAGGAGGTCGGTCACCAACCGCCGCAGCCGCTGGCTCTCGTCCAGGATGATCTGCAGGAACTTGCGTTCCTCGTCCTTGTCGACCAACCCGTCGAGGATCGCTTCGGAGTACCCCTGCAGGTAGCTGAGGGGGGTCCGCAACTCATGGGACACGTCGGCCAGGAAGTCCTTTTGGGCCTTGGCCAGCTGGCGTTCCCGCCGGAGGACCTCCGTCAGCTGGTCGCGTTCGCGGGCCAGGGCGGAAAGGGAACCCTCGAGCCTCTCGGACAGGTGGTTCAGGCTCCTCCCCAGTTGGCCGACCTCGTCCTCGCTATGGACCGAGATCCGGCGGCTGAAATCCCCGCCGGCCATGTCACCGGCCACCGAGGCCATGTTCAGAAGCGGGCGGGAGAGCGTCCGTGAAAGCAGGAAGGCGAGGACGGTGACGATGGCGACCACCGCCCCGGCCACCGTCAGAAGGACTCGATCGATGGCCCGGATGGTCTCCTGGATCGGGGCCTGCGGGGCCAAGAAAAGAAGGGCCGAAGGTTGCCCCTCAACCCTTATCGGGAGGGCGACGGTCAGTACGGGCGCGCCGGTTGA from Bacillota bacterium includes these protein-coding regions:
- a CDS encoding ATP-binding protein, encoding MNRSIVAKLGIGILSLIAVTLVILSVAVAAVVSRFYVQTRVVELTRHGQKIVELAESGRFGSQSQDLINLVAGMSGATVALIGPEGQVINCSSGGAHGEAGHLGLMHGAVEALSGKAAWTTERDPSTGAPVLTVALPIRVEGQPSALLFLAPQAPIQETIRAIDRVLLTVAGAVVAIVTVLAFLLSRTLSRPLLNMASVAGDMAGGDFSRRISVHSEDEVGQLGRSLNHLSERLEGSLSALARERDQLTEVLRRERQLAKAQKDFLADVSHELRTPLSYLQGYSEAILDGLVDKDEERKFLQIILDESQRLRRLVTDLLDLTVVESGQAPMRPENVPVVGVIREVIIPLDPLAHAGGVSLVEPSLSIEQSPTVWADSDALKRILVNLLDNAIRHSPPGSEVAVAVWPSSDDGGPVSISVTDQGPGLEPEVLSKVWTRFFKVDKSRCRDSSGTGLGLAIVRSLAEAQGGTVSATSRPGRGSTFTVSLPSRPPTTQPSRPPSGGPANGG